A stretch of DNA from bacterium:
CTAGGCGAGAAGATCGGTCTGTTTCACGGGCAGATGTGTCGCGATGGGATCGAGGAGATCGACGTCGAGTATGCAGGCGAGGTTGCCGAACTCGGTGTGCAGCCGGTGACGATCGCCGTACTCAAAGGCTTGTTGACGCCCTGGGTCGGAGATCGGGTCAACTTCGTCAATGCGCCTGTCGTGGCTCAGGAGCACGGCGTACGTGTGATCGAGTCAAAGGCTGCCCAGCCAAAGGATTTCGTCAGCCTGCTCACGGTGCGCGTACGTTCGCGTGGTGGCAAGAGCATGCTCGTCGCCGGATCGATCTTCGGTCGGACACAGCCGAGGATCGTGCGCGTAGATGACTTCCGGTTCGAAGCGCTTCCCGAAGGTTCGATGTTCGTAATCTTGAACGACGATCACCCCGGAGTCGTGGGGAGCATCGGCACCTTGCTGGGGAAGGCAAAGATCAACATCAAACGGATGCAACTCGCACTGCACCTCGAGACCGGGCAGGCCATTCAAGTTTTGAGCGTCGATCCAACACCCTCTGATGAGGTCGTTGAGAGCGTGCGCGCACTACCCGGAATCGAGAGCGCTCAGCTACTCGATCTGGGAGAACGGATCACCTGATGCCAAACGTAGTTTGTGTTGGAGCGCAATGGGGGGATGAAGGCAAGGGCAAGGTCGTCGATCACCTCAGTGGTAGCGCCGACCTCGTGGTGCGCTTCCAGGGCGGCCCGAACGCGGGGCACACGCTGGTCGTCGACGGTGAGACGACGGTTCTTCACCTGATCCCGTCGGGCATCCTGGTTCCGGAAACGCTCAATCTGATCGGTCCCGGAGTCGTGATAGACCCCGATATCCTCTTGGGCGAGATCGCCGGACTTCAGGAAGCGGGAGTAGCCATTTCGCGTGAGCGACTGCGGATATCCGATCGCGCGCACGTCATCTTGCCGATTCATTGCGCACTCGATCAAGCGCGCGAGGAAGCGCGCTCTATGATCACGATCGGTACGACGGGCCGCGGTATCGGACCTGCGTACGAGAGTCGGGCTGCGCGAACGGGCATTCGTGTATGCGACCTGCTCGAGCATGATACGCTGCAGGAGCGACTCGAAGCTCTTTTGGAAGAGCGGAACTTCGTGCTCGAGAAGCTCTACGGATGGGAGCCTGAGAGTGCCGCGCAGACCGCGGAGCGGGCATTCGTATGGGGAGAGAAGCTCGCGCCGTACGTCGATGATGTGGGTGTGACCCTCGATCGAGCGCTTCGCACCGGTCGCTCGGTCCTGTTGGAGGGGGCCCAGGGTACGCTACTGGATATCGATCATGGCACGTATCCTTTTGTGACCTCTTCGACGACGCTTGCTGGTGGCGCATGCGCGGGGGCTGGTATTGGTCCCACGCGCATCGACTACGTGCTCGGGATCACCAAGGCCTACACGACTCGTGTCGGTGGCGGACCCTTTCCGACAGAAGATACCGGAGCCGCGGGGCAGCACCTGGGGACGATCGGTCAGGAGTTCGGTGCGACGACGGGCAGAAAACGTCGCTGTGGCTGGCTGGATATGGTCGTTCTGCGTCACGCAGCGCGAGTGAATGGCATTTCGGGCCTGGCTTTGTTGAAGCTCGACGTGCTCACGGGCCTGTCCGAAGTGAAGGTCTGCACGGGTTATCGCGTCGAAGGAAAGGAAATCAACGAGTTTCCGGCGAGCTTGAAGTTGCTCGAGGGTTGCGAGCCTGTGTACCAGAGCTTCACCGGCTGGGACGAGGCGATCAACTCAGTGAGACGGACCGAAGACCTGCCTTCCGCTGCCAGGGATTACGTACGATGGATCGAAGACCAACTCGGAGTACCTGTCGACCTTCTTGGCGTGGGTCCGGCACGCGACGAGACGATTCAACGCCTGAACCCGTTCAAGCAGAGCAGTATTCGATGAAGTGGCTGGGGCTTGCGGTTCTATTGCTGGCGCTAGCCCCGGACGTCGTCCGGGCGGATCCTCAGTGCGCAAAGAGCTGTCGCGCCCTGGCCGAGAAGGGTGAGCTGAAACAGAGTGTTGGACTCCAGGGCTGCATCGTCCGCGTCTGCCAGGAGGACGGTCGTCGCCTCTACCGCGACGCCAAACACGAAGAGGCGCTGAAGACACTCGACTTCGTGGGTGAATGGTTGGCCCCGAGCGCTGCCTACCAACTCGATCTCGGTCTGGTGTATTACGCACTCGGCCGCTTTGACGACGCGCTGAAATCATTCGACCTGGTCACGAAACTGTTTCCGGACGGTCTGCGGGGCGGATCACAACGCGCATTCGCGCTCTTGCGCCTCCAACGTTTTGCAGAGGCACAAGAGCAGTTCGAGAAGATGCTCGAAGCACCTGCGGCCAAACACGAGTTCCGCGGTTTGAAGACGGAGTCGTACCTGCGCGGATATATCGGGGCAACTCAGCTCATGCGGGACAACCCAAAGGAAGCTGCTGTTTCGCTGAAGAAGGCAATGAAGATCGATCCGCGCAACACGCTCGCATCGACCTATCTGTTCCGCGTCTTGCCGGCTTTTGAAGCCGGAAACCTGGGCAAGGAAGGCGTCTTCATGCTCCTGGTGGCATCCGAAGACGTCGGACTGCGGAATTTCGATCGCGCCGAGAAGCAACTGGATTCGTTGCTTGGAAAGTTCCCGAAGTTCGGCGAAGCCTACGCTCTACAGGCCGAACTCCTGTTCTCGACTTACCGGTACGGCGAATGCGAATCGAAGCTGCTTCGGGCCGAGAAGTATCTGCCCGATGACGTGGATCTGAAGGTCCGCCGCCTGCGCTGTTCGCTTCTCCGACACGGGCCCAATACCGAAGCCGCTCGGCCCGCGCTCGAAGAGATCAAGAAGCTCCAAAGGCAGCATCCGAAGAATCTCTTGATTCGAGAGATCCTGATCGCCCTCGACCAGGCCTGACGCCCGCGCAACCCGAGTTTCGGACCGCTTTCCGAGCGAATCGAGAGCCGGAAACTTCGAGGCAATTGGTTCGTCATTCAGCCTGTTTCCACAGCGTTTTCGCCCCTGTGGTTATCGGGGGTGCGTCTCTAAGTGCTTGAGTTGCCAGTGGAATTTGAGGTAGGATCTATTGATCGGGATTTGGTGACGAAAACGCCGGTATCGCTCCTGAGTTACTGGCTCCTGCGCACGCAAATCCCCGGAGGTCCACCATGGGGAATCGATTGGGTGTTGTTGCGCTGATTTTGGCGCTGGGAGTCCTGCTGGTCGCGAGCGAGGCCAGTGCGGTCCTGGTCGATGTCGAGTTGCAGCTACTGGTTGATGTCTCGGGCAGCGTGGACGGGCCAGAGTTCAGTTTGCAGCGCAGTGGGTATGTGAATGCTTTTCGCGACGCTGACCTCGTAGCACAGATCCTGGATACCTCGGGTGGGCGCCTCGGGGCGACGGCCGTGCAATTGATCTACTGGTCCGGTGTGGGCGAACACAAGATCGCGATTGACTGGATGCTGATCGATAATGAGATGCACGCGACCCAGTTCTCGAATCTGGTTTCGATCGCCGCGCGTCCGGTGTTCTCGGGCAAAGGTCAGACTGGACCCGGATCTGCAATCGAGTTCGGTACGCCGCTGTTCGAAGACAACGGCTTCGAAGGCGACTTGAAGATCATGGATGTTTCCGGCGACGGCTCGCAGAACGACCCAAAGGACGATCCGGCGCATACCGCCGCGGCCCGCGATGCGGCGCTTGCTGCGGGAGTCGACACGATCAACGGCATTGTCATATTGAACGAGGAGCCCGAAGCCCTCGGATTCTATGTCGATAACGTAATCGGTGGTGCCAACGCGTTCGTGATTCCGGCCGCGAATTTCGATGCTTTCGATGCTGCCATTCGAGCCAAGCTCTCTGGCGAGATCGGCGAAGACGTTCCGTACGGAGCTACAGCTGCCCCGATTCCGGAGCCCCGCTCGGAGCTGCTTTTCCTTGCGGGCATGCTGCTGGTCGGCTTCTGCTTGCGCTCGGGGCTTGCGGAGTAGTCCCGGACCATTCCTGCACGGCTGCCCACGTCCTATAATCGACTGTGCAGCATCCTGGGGCCGATGATCCGCTGGACCGACCAGCGGAAGGACCTCGAAACGGCATTGCATGGCGGGGAGGCGAAGCCTGGTGGCACTTCCAGAGGCAGAGCGGCTCGTCACCGCGTCTCTGAGGCACGTCGGTTCGCACGGACACGACGGGACTGGCGCCCACGAAGAATTTCGCAGCGAGTCCGGTGAGATCATGCTCATCGTCGCTGATGGCAGCCACGATCGCGGGGCCGGGGGCGTTGCGAGTGCCCTGTGTGTAGATGCACTCGGCGAGAGTTTTCTCTCCGGTCCGGCTTCTCCCCTGAAGCGCCTCGAAATCGGCATGCGCAAGGCGCGAGAGGCGGTCGCGACACAGGCCAGCCGAAATCCGGCGATGGCCAGCCTGGGAGTCAGCGCAGTCGCCATGATCTTCGAGCCTCTCGGCACCGCCTGGCTCGCCTGGATGGGAGACTGCGCGGCATTCCGGGTTCGTTCGAGGCGCGCACAGTGCCTGACCGGAGATCGCTCTGGCGCCGACCGGGAAGAGGGCGCCACAATTCTGCGAGTGGAGGCCCGGCCCGAGGACGCTTTTGTCCTGTGTTCAACCGAGCTGCTGGGTTGCCTGACGAAAAGCGAGATCGGAGAACTGGTCGCAGACTACTCGCCTCGTAAAGCCGTACAGGCGCTCGAGCGCCGGATCCTTTCTTCTGACGCTGCGGGTTGTGTCACCGTGCAGGTCGCATCGAAAAGCACCCCTGTGGCGGTGCGCGCCGTCGACTGGGTGGCGCCTCCTGATGACGAGCTAGACGATATCTACGCGCGGAATGAATCCAGCCGGGGCAATGGCATCTGGCCCGCGGCCGCGGCACTGGCCGGAGTCACCTTGCTCGGGGGAAGTGGCTACGCGTTGTACACCAGCGGTGTGTTCGACAAGCCCGAAGGGCCTCCTCCCGCTGTCTCATCGCAAGAAATCAATGGCGACAGCGAAGAGCGCATCGCCCGTGTGCGGAAGCAAGAGCCCACACGACCAGAGCCCCCACCCAAGAGCAAGATTCCCGAGCGGGTGCCGCTCGCAGAGAAGCCGGTTGCGGAAGTCCCGGTTGCGGAAGTCCCGGTTGCGCAGGCGCCAGTCGTCGAGAAGCGGCCCGCGCAGGTGCAGGTCGCGAAGAAGCCGGTTGCGGAAGTCCCGGTTGCGCAGGCGCCAGTCGTCGAGAAGCGGCCCGCGCAGGTGCAGGTCGCGAAGAAGCCGGTTGCGGAAGTCCCGGTTGCGCAGGCGCAGGTCGCAGACCCTTCGGAACGCGCGTCGACTCCTGTGTTCAAGCCGTTTGCTGTTGGAGATCCGCTGCCGACTGTCGCGTCCGCATCCGGGCCCTTGCGTGACCAGTTTCAAACCGCAGGTTCCGTTGCAAAACCCGCCCGTCGACCGCCTGCGCCGGCCGTTCGTGACGTTCGAGATTTTCTCGAGGCGTGGGAACGCGCGGTCTCTGAGCAGGATTTCTCTCTCTATCAGAGCCTGGGGCTTCAGCTCACTCGCGCGCAATTCGAACGAAGCTATATGCGCCGCGAGCGTGTCGACCTGCGCTTCCGTCTTCTAGCCCGCGAAGTCATCTCCCCCGGTCGCATGCGGTTGCGACTATTCATGACCTACTCGTACTGGGATGGCACAGCGACCCGGTCGACGGAGCGCGAGCGTTCGATAGAGGTGAGTTCGACTGTCCGGGGGCTGCGCTACGTGCGAAACCTGCGCTAGCTCTCGCGGCGTTCAGCGCTGCTTCGCGAATTTCCAGAAGCCATCGCGTTTGCGCAGCAACCTCTCGTGCGACGCGCTCTTCTCGATGCGCTTGCCTGTCTCGCGATCTGTGAATCGATCACGGCGGTCGAATCGGATGCGTAAACTATCGGAACTATCCCTGGCGATGATCTGCAAATTCTCGATTTCCGCGTTGTATTCCGCGACGACGTTCTCGAAGTAGACGCGTAGCTTGCGGTCGCGAGTCGGGTCTGGATTCTCGTACAGCCTCGCGATTTCGGCGACGTTACCGTGGTCCAGAGCCGCTTCGTAACGCTCCAAGAATCCCTCTACGCTTTCATCTGCAATGGCGTAATTCGAAGCGCAAAGGGCCAGGACGCCGACCCATGCAACCATGCGGGTGTAGATCACGATGCTTGTCGGCTTTGACGCGAAGACGCGAGTGCCAGGCCGAGTGCTGTGAGCAGAGCCCAATACCCGAGCCACGGCAGGATGGGTATGGGTGTCGCGGGCTGGCTCCCCGAGTCGTTTGGATTGCTACCTGCTGCGACTTCAGTTCCGTCGCTGTATCCATCACTATCGCTGTCGGGATTGTTTGGATCGGTGCTGTAAATCGCCACCTCATCACCGTCGTCGAGTCCATCGTCGTCGCTGTCCGCATCGTTCGGATCGGTCGCGAGCGCCTGTTCCTGCAGGTTGTTCAGGCCGTCGCTGTCCGGGTCGCCCGTCTGCTCGCCCGCAGCCAGTGGGTTGAAACCGTTGTTCGCTTCAAAGCCGTCGTTCAGGCCGTCGCTGTCACTGTCGGGATCATTCGGGTCGGTGCCCCAGGTGATTACTTCGAAGCCGTCGTTCAGACCGTCGTTATCGCT
This window harbors:
- a CDS encoding adenylosuccinate synthase: MPNVVCVGAQWGDEGKGKVVDHLSGSADLVVRFQGGPNAGHTLVVDGETTVLHLIPSGILVPETLNLIGPGVVIDPDILLGEIAGLQEAGVAISRERLRISDRAHVILPIHCALDQAREEARSMITIGTTGRGIGPAYESRAARTGIRVCDLLEHDTLQERLEALLEERNFVLEKLYGWEPESAAQTAERAFVWGEKLAPYVDDVGVTLDRALRTGRSVLLEGAQGTLLDIDHGTYPFVTSSTTLAGGACAGAGIGPTRIDYVLGITKAYTTRVGGGPFPTEDTGAAGQHLGTIGQEFGATTGRKRRCGWLDMVVLRHAARVNGISGLALLKLDVLTGLSEVKVCTGYRVEGKEINEFPASLKLLEGCEPVYQSFTGWDEAINSVRRTEDLPSAARDYVRWIEDQLGVPVDLLGVGPARDETIQRLNPFKQSSIR
- a CDS encoding tetratricopeptide repeat protein, whose amino-acid sequence is MKWLGLAVLLLALAPDVVRADPQCAKSCRALAEKGELKQSVGLQGCIVRVCQEDGRRLYRDAKHEEALKTLDFVGEWLAPSAAYQLDLGLVYYALGRFDDALKSFDLVTKLFPDGLRGGSQRAFALLRLQRFAEAQEQFEKMLEAPAAKHEFRGLKTESYLRGYIGATQLMRDNPKEAAVSLKKAMKIDPRNTLASTYLFRVLPAFEAGNLGKEGVFMLLVASEDVGLRNFDRAEKQLDSLLGKFPKFGEAYALQAELLFSTYRYGECESKLLRAEKYLPDDVDLKVRRLRCSLLRHGPNTEAARPALEEIKKLQRQHPKNLLIREILIALDQA
- a CDS encoding DUF1194 domain-containing protein, giving the protein MGNRLGVVALILALGVLLVASEASAVLVDVELQLLVDVSGSVDGPEFSLQRSGYVNAFRDADLVAQILDTSGGRLGATAVQLIYWSGVGEHKIAIDWMLIDNEMHATQFSNLVSIAARPVFSGKGQTGPGSAIEFGTPLFEDNGFEGDLKIMDVSGDGSQNDPKDDPAHTAAARDAALAAGVDTINGIVILNEEPEALGFYVDNVIGGANAFVIPAANFDAFDAAIRAKLSGEIGEDVPYGATAAPIPEPRSELLFLAGMLLVGFCLRSGLAE